In a single window of the Diospyros lotus cultivar Yz01 chromosome 10, ASM1463336v1, whole genome shotgun sequence genome:
- the LOC127811696 gene encoding ATP sulfurylase 1, chloroplastic-like, which produces MVFGLVHVYLPMKECHSHSAGEQDKTNPTHFSAKSPSQCHARCNFLTFLLPVALLSLPLSLSIDSERASTYSVHSPHPMASMAALLAKTPSPSFSFPQTHKNPLLPALKLRTTSYRKIQISCWLIEPDGGRLVELVVEESQRDEKKRRALSMPRIKLSRVDLQWVHVLSEGWASPLKGFMRESEFLQTLHFNSLRFDSGSVINMSVPIVLAVDDSQKGWIGGSTSVALFDPGDNPVAILNNIEIYRHNKEERIARCWGSTAPGLPYVEEAIASAGDWLIGGDLEVLEPIEYHDGLDRFRLSPAELRQEFTRRNADAVFAFQLRNPVHNGHALLMTDTRRRLLQMGYENPVLLLHPLGGFTKADDVPLSWRMKQHEKVLEDGVLDPETTVVSIFPSPMLYAGPTEVQWHAKARINAGANFYIVGRDPAGMSHPVEKRDLYDAYHGKKVLSMAPGLERLNILPFKVAAYDRTQGKMAFFDPSRPQDFLFISGTKMRALAKNGENPPDGFMSPGGWQVLVEYYDSLVPVENGKLPAEPVPA; this is translated from the exons ATGGTGTTTGGTTTGGTGCATGTTTATCTACCGATGAAGGAATGCCACAGCCACAGTGCAGGGGAACAAGACAAGACCAACCCAACACACTTTTCCGCCAAGAGTCCATCCCAGTGTCATGCACGATGTAACTTCCTAACATTTTTATTGCCAGTtgcccttctctctctccctctctctctgtccATTGACAGCGAGAGAGCTTCCACTTACAGTGTTCACTCTCCACATCCAATGGCGTCCATGGCCGCCCTTTTAGCCAAAACCCCGAGCCCATCTTTCTCCTTCCCTCAAACCCACAAAAACCCACTTCTCCCCGCCCTCAAGCTGAGGACTACGTCGTACCGAAAGATTCAGATTTCTTGCTGGTTGATCGAGCCGGATGGAGGCAGGCTCGTGGAGCTCGTGGTCGAGGAGTCGCAGAGGGACGAGAAGAAGAGGCGAGCTTTGTCCATGCCGAGAATCAAGCTGTCCCGAGTCGATCTGCAGTGGGTCCACGTGCTCAGCGAAGGCTGGGCGAGCCCGCTCAAGGGGTTCATGAGAGAGTCCGAGTTCCTCCAAACACTTCATTTCAATTCGCTCCGGTTCGACAGCGGCTCCGTCATAAACATGTCGGTGCCTATAGTCCTCGCCGTCGACGACTCCCAGAAGGGCTGGATTGGCGGCTCCACCTCGGTGGCTTTGTTCGACCCCGGGGATAACCCGGTGGCGATTCTTAACAA TATTGAGATCTACAGGCATAACAAGGAAGAACGAATAGCAAGATGTTGGGGTAGCACTGCCCCTGGTTTACCTTATGTTGAGGAAGCCATAGCCAGTGCTGGAGACTGGCTGATAGGAGGAGACTTGGAGGTCTTAGAGCCAATAGAGTACCACGATGGTCTTGACCGCTTCCGGCTGTCCCCTGCAGAACTTCGTCAGGAATTCACACGGCGTAATGCCGATGCAGTGTTCGCTTTTCAGCTCAGGAATCCCGTGCACAATGGCCACGCCTTACTGATGACAGACACGCGGCGTCGTCTTCTTCAGATGGGATATGAGAACCCTGTGCTCTTGCTTCATCCACTGGGAGGGTTCACAAAGGCCGATGATGTTCCTCTTAGTTGGCGAATGAAGCAGCACGAAAAG GTTCTTGAGGATGGTGTTCTTGATCCTGAGACAACCGTGGTCTCTATATTCCCATCACCCATGCTCTATGCCGGACCTACAGAGGTGCAGTGGCACGCAAAAGCACGGATAAATGCTGGTGCCAACTTCTATATTGTGGGTCGTGATCCCGCCGGCATGAGCCATCCTGTTGAGAAGAGAGATTTATATGATGCTTACCATGGGAAGAAGGTGCTGAGCATGGCTCCTGGACTGGAGAGGCTAAACATCCTGCCTTTCAAG GTGGCTGCATATGATAGGACTCAGGGTAAGATGGCCTTCTTTGACCCTTCAAGGCCCCAAGATTTTCTCTTCATTTCGGGCACCAAG